Part of the Hyphomicrobiales bacterium genome is shown below.
CACCGCCGCGACCGCGGCACAGTCGAGGGCGGAATAGAGTTCGCGCCACTCGCGGGTTGGGACCGACGGGCCGACGGCAAGTCCCATCGGCTCGATGATGCGGCCGAGACCGACGGGGTCGGCGGGAAAAATTTCGCCGAGCAGTGTGATCGTCGGGACGTCGCTGGGTCCGCCACGCGGAGCCGCGACGGGGCCATCCTCGGCTTCGCGGCGAGCATAGGCCAACATCGCACCCGCCAGGACGTCCTTGGCTTCGGCATGGGTCGGGACTCCGAAACCCGGCACGTCGATGCCGATGATCCGCACGCCGTTGATCGCCTTCGGCAACAACTTCAGGGGCACACCCGAGGCGGTCGGAACGCAGAGATTGGTGACGACGATGGCATCGTACTGGGTCGGGTCGGCGAGTTCGTGAACCGCGTCGCGGATATCCTCGAACAGCTTTCCGGTGACGAGGGATTCGGAATTGAAGGGAACGTAACCCACGCTCCGGCGCGCGCCGTAGAAGTGCGACGTGAATGTCAATCCGTAGACACAGCAGGCCGAGCCGGAGAGGATCGTCGCTGTGCGCCTCATGCGCAATCCGACCCGCAGGGAGCCGAAAGCCGGGCACATGCTCTGCGGCTTGTCGTGCGGCCCCTTGGGATAGTCATTCTCGTAGCGCCGCAGCAGTTCCTCGTTGCCGCTCGCGATGGTCTCACCGGCTTGCCGCTCGCCGCTTGCATGGCAACCGCCGGTTGCCCGAGGTCTCACCTCCCCGCGGACATCGCCCGGGGAGCAAGAGGACGCCTGCGTAACCGGCAATGACTTGCTTTCGTCAGACATTGTCGTAGACCACTTCGAGCGACTTCTTCTGATTGCTGGAAGCCGAGCACATGTCCTCGATCGTGGCCGGTACCAAGTGCTGCCCCGTACCGACATCCTCCGCTGAAAAGAGCCCGAGCAATTGGTCCTGGGTGAGCGGCTTGGGTTGGCGCGGCGGCGCTTCGGCGACCTCGCGAGCAAGGTCCTGGAACAGCGGCCCCCATTGGTCACCGGGCCGGCCGATGATCTGGTAGTTGGCCGATTTCTGACGGATGTCGTCGTTGGCCGGAATGGCAGCAAGGACGGGAATTCCCACGGCTTGCGCAAAGGCCGCTGCCTCACCGGTGCCATCGTCCTTGTTGATGACCATGCCCGCGACACCGACGTTCCCACCCAGTTTGCGGAAATATTCCACCGCGGAGCAGACGTTGTTGGCGACGTAGAGGGACTGAAGATCGTTGGACGCGACGACGATCACCTTCTGGCACATGTCCCGTGCGATCGGCAGGCCGAACCCGCCGCAGACCACGTCACCCAGGAAATCGAGTAGCACGTAGTCGAAATCCCACTCGTGGAAACCGAGCTTTTCGAGAAGCTCGAACCCATGGATGATGCCGCGACCACCGCAACCGCGACCGACTTCCGGTCCCCCCAACTCCATGGCGAAGACGCCGTCTCTCTTGAAGCAGACGTCGCCGATGGCGACATCCTCGCCTGCCAGCTTTTTCTGCGTCGAGGTCGCAATGATCGTCGGGCAGGAGCGCCCGCCGAACAGAAGCGACGTGGTGTCGGACTTGGGATCGCAGCCGATGAGAAGCGTCTTCTTGCCGATCTGAGCCATCATGTAGCTGAGATTGGCGAGCGTGAAGCTCTTGCCGATGCCGCCCTTGCCATAGATTGCGATGATCTGCGTCTGGCGGCGCGCCGCGGCGGCCTCGAGGCCGGTGGCGTCGCCATCTTCGTCCCGAGGAACATAATCCACGCGCTCGTCGAGAGATGTCAATGCAGCGTCCTCCAATCGAGTACCATCTTGAGGCACGAAGGGTCTTCGAAGGCCGTGCAATAGGCCTGCGGAGCTTGGCTGGCGGGCAAGCGGTGCGTAATGAGCCCGTCCAGGGAGAGGCGACCATCGGCGGTCAGCCTTGCAACCGCCGCCAGGTCGTCTGGTTTCCATTCCGCCGAAATCCGCAGCCGCGCCTCCTTCATGAAGGCGGGGGCGAATGACATGCGGATGTCACCGGGATAGAAACCCGCGAGCGTGATCTCACCAGCGGGGGCCAGTCGTGCGATGAGCTCGTCGACGATGGCCGGATCGCCGGAGACGTCACACACGTTGCGATAGTCGCGGCGCTCGTCTTCGTCCGGCGCGCAGACGCGGTAGCCGATCGCTCCCGCGCATCGTTCCGCGTTGTTCTCCCAGACCGTCGGGGCGACTCCGCCGAGCGCCAGGACCATGCGGGCGATCAGGCGGCCGAGAACACCATGCCCCACGATCAACTCGGGAAGAGCAGCGCCTTTCACCGCGCGAAGGGCTGTCGCCGCAAGGGCCAGCAGCACGCCCTGTTCCGGATCATCGATGGCAAGCGGCAGAACACGGTGCGACGGCACCACCAAGCGGCTGGCGGCACCGCCGAAAAGGCCCCGCACATCGCGAAAGCAGCTCGAGCCCGGAACGAAGACACGGGCGCCGACACCGAGCAGCCCCAGATGATCGGGGCGCACGATACGGCCCACGGTTTCGTAGCCCGGAACAAGAGGATAGCCCATTCCGGGAAACGCCGGCATCTGACCCGACCAGAGCAGGCGCTCCGTACCGGCGCTTATGCTGGTGTGCTCCACCTCGACCTCGACGTCGGTCGGACCGGGTTCGATGATCCCGACGCCGCGAAGCACGAGGCGGTGAGGTTCTTCGACAACGATGGCGGTAGTGGTCATGGCGACCCCGTGGTCCTCGACATCGGGACATCGAGTGTCAGGTTAGTTTGACAATTTTAAATGTCAATTCTGATTGTCTTTCGTGTGGACGTATTTTGCCCGGCCTCAGCGTTTCGCGCCAAGCACCACTCGCGCGAGGATGGGGCGGCGCGTAGCCACCTCGCGGACGCTCGAAAAGCCTGCCGCGTTCGCCAGCTCCGTTATCCTGGCGACAGTGCGTGGTCGGCCGCGCCCCATGGCCAGGAGATAGAAGCCGAAGTAGGCGTCCTCGGTCGGGCTGGCGCCTCGGTCCGGCGACATCTGCTCCGCGATGACGATCGTGCCACCCGGCGCGAGGGCATGGTGGACCGTACGCAGGATCGCGAGTGCCGTCTCGTCATCGTGATCGAGCAGAACACGAATGAGGGTCGCCACGTCCGCCCCTTCGGGAAGCGGTCCGGATCGGAAATCCCCACGGTGGACCACGACCCTATCCAAGAGACCGGCGTGCGACAGCGCCTCCCCGGCACGGGTTGCGACCGCAGGGAGATCGAACAACTCCAATTGCAGTTGCGGAAGTCGCTCGGCCAGCAGCGCGACGAAGGCTCCCTCGCCGCCACCGATGTCGAGCAATCGCGTGTGCGTGCGGAATGTATAGGAAGAGAGAATTTCTTCGGCAACCAGCGGGAGCGACGCCGCCATCAGCCGCCCGTAGGGCGCGACCGAATGGGCGTCCAGCATGGCGGGCTCGTCATTCCCGCTATAGCCCCAAAATCGTCGAAGATTCGTCGGGCGCGGTCCATCCCGAAGCAGCGAGACGGGGTCGCGCAGGTCTTCATAGAGCATAGGATGGTGGGCAATCATCTCCCTGACGCCGACCGAGCCGAGAAGGGCCGCCCCGAGTTCGCCCAGGGTGTAGCGGTCACCGGCCAGTCGCGCAACGAGGCCGAGGGATGCGGCGGCCGACAGCAGGCGCTCAGCCGCCTCGTCCGACAAATCCATCCGTTCGGCGAGATCGCGACGCTCGCGCGGCGCGTCGGCGAGCGACTCGAGAACCTCGAGCTGGACGCAGGCCTGGAGCACCTGCGCATAGACGAACCCGGCGCACAGATCGAAAAGCTGGCGGGCGCGACGGTTGGCGACGCCGCGGGTGAGTGGAAATCTCGAAGCCCAGCTCTGGAAACGCGGATCGGCGAGGCGACGGTTGCGAAATGCAAGGAAGCGTTCGCGCCAGGTGCCCAGTGATCCGCTCCTCGATCGCTCCCCCGTGAGCGCCACTCGATCCTCGTTTGCTGGACCGTCCATTCAACTGTGTCCCCGCGGGACCCGTTCGGGCGCGTGACCACGCACCGCCGGGGTCAATGCACCACCGTCTCAGGCTACGGCGTGGCTCATTCGTTCGGAACCTTCAACGGCCAGGGCGCGCGCGACATACTGTTCCATACGACTGCGCGCGTCGTGGTCAGGAATGCCAGACAACCCGTCGAAGACGAGATCGAGCATGCGATGCTGGCACGCATCGCGTCCGAATCGATGCACCGCATTCGGGCGACTGCATGCGCTGTCCTGGCCCCTCGGCTTGCCCATGAGCGCCGGATCGCCGAACTCGTCCATGTGATCGTCGGCGATCTGATATGCCTCCCCGATGCGGACCCCGAGCCTTCGCCAGGGGGCAGGATCGGCCCCGGCCGCCAGGGCGCCGGCCTCGCAGGCGACGGCGAAGAGCCCGCCCGTCTTTTGCCTGTGGTACGTGGCGATATCGACGCTCGCCTCGCACTCCCAGCCTTGTCCCGCGACAATGCCTCCAGGCATGCCGGCACCGGCACAAAAGATCGTCAGAAGCCGCGCGAGCCGCGACGGGTCGACCTCCGCAACGCGGGACAATTCCTCGAAGGCAGCGACGATCAGGGCGTCCCCGGCGAGTAGTGCCAGAGGTTCGCCGAAAGCAGCGTGCACCGATGGCTTTCCCCGCCGCATCGCAGCGTCGTCGAAAATCGGCAGGTCGTCGTGCACCAGGGAAGCGCAATGCAGCAACTCGACAGCAGCAGCGCAAATGACCGCTATGCGCAGGTCGCGGTCGCCACAGGCCTTGGCCGCGCATAGCGTGAGCTTCGGGCGCACCCGCGCTCCGCCCGGGAAAACGGCATACGCGACAGCCTCGCCGAGACGGGCTGGCGCACCGGGACCGCGAGAGCGCTCCACGGCCGCGGCCAATCGGCGTTCGACACGTCCTGCGTCCAACATGTTCGTCACCTCGAGTGTTCCGTTATCTTGACACTATAGACTGTCAATGCTTTCGTCCACAGCGTTGGTGACGGTCAACCTCGCTGGTTCATGGGGATCGGGACAGTGCTCGACCGCTGCAGGATCGTCGTCGTCGTGGGTGCCGGAATGGCGGGCCTGTCGGCGGCAATCGATCTCGCCCGTCGCGGTCATCGCGTTGCGTTGTTCGAACGGCACAGGGAGGCCGGAGGAAAACTGCGGGAAGTCCTTCATTCCGGCATGGCAATCGACTCCGGACCGACGGTGCTCACGCTTCGCGCTCATCTCGATGCGCTCTTCGAGGACGCCGGTGCCTCGATTGACGACTTCCTGGCGCTTCGTCCCCTCGAGACCCTTGCCCGGCATGCCTGGAGCGAGACCGAGCGGCTCGACCTCTTTTTTGACAAGGCGAGGACCGAGGAGGCCATCGGACAGTTCGCGGGCGCTCTGGCGGCCCGCGAATATCGGGCATTCGCGCTCGAGGCTCGTGGAATTTACGAGGCGCTCGAGTCGCGCTTCATTGCGAGCGAACGCCCCTCGGTGTTCGGCCTCGTGCGGCGGTTCGGAGTCAAGGGCCTGCCCTCCCTGATGCGCATCCGCCCCTATGCCACACTATGGTCCGCGCTAGCGCGAAATTTCTCCGATGTGCGGTTGCGCCAACTGTTCGCGCGCTATGCGACGTATTGCGGCTCCTCTCCGTTCCAGGCGCCGGCGACGTTGATGCTCATTGCGCATGTCGAAGGGGAAGGTGTCTGGACGGTTGTGGGGGGCATGAAGCGAATCGTCGAGGCGCTCGTCTCGCTGGCCCGCTCCCTGGGTGTCGACGTCCAGTGCAACCGCGAAGTCACGCAGATTCGGGTCTCTGACGGTCGCGTGAAAGGGGTCGAAATCAGTGATGGCGAGGTGATCGAGGCGGATGCGGTGATCGCCAACGTCGATGTCGGGGCGCTCGCTTGCGGCCTGCTCGGACCGGAGGCTCGACGGGCCGTGCCGCCCGTCGAGCGCGGGATGCGCTCACTTTCAGCACTCACCTGGTCCCTATCGGGCCAGGTCGAGGGATTTCCCCTGGTCCGCCACAACGTCTTTTTCAGCCGCGACTACGCTGCCGAGTTCGCTGAACTGAGGGCTGGCGGTCGGGTAGCGCGCGAGCCGACGGTTTACGTCTGCGCTCAGGATCGGGGCGACGATCCGGATAATGGACTCCCTGCGCGCGAGAGACTGTTCTGCCTCGTCAACGCGCCGCCGGACGGTGACCGCCTGGACTATGGAAACGAGGAAATCGAGCAATGCTGGAAAAGCGCACGATCCAGGCTGGAGAGCTGCGGACTGTCGATCAAGGAGTCGGAGCATCCCGCGGTGGTGACGACGCCAACGGATTTTGCGCGGATGTTCCCCGGCACCGGGGGCGCCCTCTATGGCCAGGCAACGCACGGGTCGATGGGAGCATTCCGCCGGCCGGGCAGCCGGTCGAGGATTTCCGGGCTGTACCTGGCAGGGGGCAGCGTGCACCCGGGGCCCGGCCTGCCGATGGCATTGCTCTCCGGTCGCCTGGCGGCATCGAGCCTCACCTCGGACTGGGCTTCGACCGGGCGGTAGTGCCCGGCGGATATGCCTGGTGGTATGTCGATGCACAGAGCGACGACGGACGATACGGGCTCGCCGTCATCGCCTTCGTCGGCAGCGTTTTTTCCCCCTACTATGCCTGGTCCGGGCGGCGTGATCCCCTCAACCATTGTGCACTCAATGTCGCGCTCTACGGCCGGGGAGTTGGTCGTTGGGCGATGACCGAACGGGGCAGGCGAGCCGTGATGCGCGAGCGCGACCACTTTTCGGTCGGGCCGAGCGCGCTCAGCTGGTCGGACGACGCGCTAGAGATCGAGGTCGACGAGGTTTGCGCCCCTTGGCCACGACGAATTCGTGGCCGAATTCGGGTCCTTCCGGAGGCGATCATCTCACAGTCGATCGACCTCGATCGCGAGGCCCGGCATGCATGGTGGCCCATCGCACCGCGTGCCCGCGTCGAGGTTGCACTCGATGGACCCGAAATCAACTGGTCCGGTCGAGGCTACCTCGACATGAACAGCGGCGAGGTGCCACTCGAGGAGAGTTTTCGCCGCTGGGATTGGTCGCGCGCGCACCTGCGCCAGGGGGCCGCCCTGCTCTACGACGTCACCGAGAAAGATGGGCAATCGCAGGCCTACGCGATACGGGTCGATTCACAGGGCCGTCTGGAACCGCTCGAGGTCGGGGGACGGCAGTCGCTGCGGGGGACCTTCTGGAGGATATTGCGAACCAGCAGGGCGAGCCCTGGGCAGCAGGTGGAGATCGCCGCGACGCTCGAGGATACGCCCTTCTATGCACGCTCGCTCATTGCCACGCACCTTGCCGGCGAACGCGTCGTGGCGATGCACGAGAGCCTGGCGCTCGGTCGGTTCGCGACCACCATCGTCAAGCTGATGCTGCCATTTCGAATGCCACGCGCGCTGTGGTAGTGCCCGGTCGTTCGTTCGTGCGGATGGCGAAGCTCAAGAGCGGTCGCCATTCTTCTCCGTCTCCGGAGTTTTGCCGTCCTCGGCCTCCGGCCCACGGTTGCGTTCGAGATCACGGCGCATCTTGACGACTTCGCGGGCGCTGAAGCCCAGGACCAGGCCGGCGACCACAAGCAATTCGATCAGCCCGAGATAGCCCGGCTCCATCGCGCCCTCATGGATCAGATCGTGGCGGTTGCTCACCGCATCTCGACCACATCTCCTCGATGAGGCGGACGGCGCCAGCCGGGTCCTCCTCGTGGGCGAGATGGCCGAGGCCGCGCAGCAAGATGACCTCCCCATAGGGGAGGCGATCTGCGACATCGAAGGCGACGTCCGAGGGTACGGCGAGGTCACCGGTTGCTGCAACGAGGAAGGTACGGATCTCGAGGCGCGGCAGATCGCGCTCGAGGCTGCGAAGGTCCCATGCCGCCATCATTCCGATCGCGGCGCGAACGTGCCGAGGGCTACGAAAAAGTCGCGCGTATGTTTGAAGGCCGCCGTGATCGATCCGCGAGCCCATACGGTGCACGAGGCGCTCGATGCGATGCAAAGAACGGGCTTGCGCGTTGACGAGGCGAATGGCCAACGGATTGGTGAACAACGCCCGGGCCAGCGGTGGATAGAGATGCCCCGCGATGCCCTGGAACGGCAGCAGTGCTCCGTTCAGGCTGACGATGGCGGTTGGCGCCAATCCCTGGTCGAGGCACATTCGCATCGCTATCGCCGCTCCCGCCGAATGGCCGACGATGAGGTCGGGTTCGACGCCGAGCGCATGCACGAGCCGCACAACCGCGGCTGCCATGCCCGCCAGCGTCACGCCCACCGGACCGGGATAGGAAGAAAACGCGTGACCGGGCAGGTCGGGGGCGACGACGGTGAAATGGTGTGCGAGCGGGGAGAGCATGTCGCGCCAGGTGTGAGTCGAACCCGCGGTGCCATGCAGCAACAGCAGCACGGGGCCGCTGCCCGCCACCTGGACGTGGAGGCGCTGGCCCGCGACGTCGACAATCCGGCTCGCGGCGTGGTTCGGCCAGCCGGCGCCATCTCGCTCCCATTCGAGGTCGCAACCCGACACGGTTTTCCGTCTCCCTTGCGATCCGGTTGCCGCGATCGCAATATGCTGTCTCGTCATTGCGCGCGCTCGACGTCCCGATGGGTGGCGCGCACAGCTTCGCAGACCCGCGTCGCCTCGGCGTGGGGCAGTGCGAGATAGGTCGCATCCAATGCAGCGGCGAGTTCACGGGCATTGGGCCCGGCACGCGACGCGCTGTCGATGACGATCGCGGCGGCGGAGCGATTGGCAAGCTCGCGCGCAGCCGAGAGGGCATCCTCGAAAGCCGCTGTTCGATCGATCCGCCCATCCCGCGAAACGTTCGCGCGCCCGTCGGTCAGGAGGACGATGATCGGGGTCTGCTGATGACGGACGGCTGTCACGCAGAGACCGCGAGCAACATCGAGTGCGCCGGCGAGTGGTGTCGGCCCACCACCTGCGAGCCCGCCGAGGAGACGCCGAACGCGCGTGAGGGAACGGGTAGGCGGGACGACGAGTTGCGCGCCCCGGCCGCTACACACGACGAGTGCTACCTGGTCACGCCGGCTGTAGGCGTCAGCGAGCATG
Proteins encoded:
- the bchY gene encoding chlorophyllide a reductase subunit Y — protein: MSDESKSLPVTQASSCSPGDVRGEVRPRATGGCHASGERQAGETIASGNEELLRRYENDYPKGPHDKPQSMCPAFGSLRVGLRMRRTATILSGSACCVYGLTFTSHFYGARRSVGYVPFNSESLVTGKLFEDIRDAVHELADPTQYDAIVVTNLCVPTASGVPLKLLPKAINGVRIIGIDVPGFGVPTHAEAKDVLAGAMLAYARREAEDGPVAAPRGGPSDVPTITLLGEIFPADPVGLGRIIEPMGLAVGPSVPTREWRELYSALDCAAVAAVHPFYTASIREFQSAGRPIVGSAPIGVEGTAAWLENIAAVCNITSRRLDEAKARALPLIRAALDKSRINARITLSGYEGSEFLVGRLLVECGADVRYVATACPRTPYSAADREWLEARGVEVRCRASLEDDLAAMEAFSPDLVIGTTPVVQKAKEKALPALYFTNLISARPLLGIAGAASLSPVIAGALGSVGRSERMNNFFSGVGTGHASGIWEDVPRDRPEFKARFARGLAKARKDAEAVGT
- a CDS encoding chlorophyllide a reductase iron protein subunit X is translated as MEDAALTSLDERVDYVPRDEDGDATGLEAAAARRQTQIIAIYGKGGIGKSFTLANLSYMMAQIGKKTLLIGCDPKSDTTSLLFGGRSCPTIIATSTQKKLAGEDVAIGDVCFKRDGVFAMELGGPEVGRGCGGRGIIHGFELLEKLGFHEWDFDYVLLDFLGDVVCGGFGLPIARDMCQKVIVVASNDLQSLYVANNVCSAVEYFRKLGGNVGVAGMVINKDDGTGEAAAFAQAVGIPVLAAIPANDDIRQKSANYQIIGRPGDQWGPLFQDLAREVAEAPPRQPKPLTQDQLLGLFSAEDVGTGQHLVPATIEDMCSASSNQKKSLEVVYDNV
- the bchC gene encoding chlorophyll synthesis pathway protein BchC encodes the protein MTTTAIVVEEPHRLVLRGVGIIEPGPTDVEVEVEHTSISAGTERLLWSGQMPAFPGMGYPLVPGYETVGRIVRPDHLGLLGVGARVFVPGSSCFRDVRGLFGGAASRLVVPSHRVLPLAIDDPEQGVLLALAATALRAVKGAALPELIVGHGVLGRLIARMVLALGGVAPTVWENNAERCAGAIGYRVCAPDEDERRDYRNVCDVSGDPAIVDELIARLAPAGEITLAGFYPGDIRMSFAPAFMKEARLRISAEWKPDDLAAVARLTADGRLSLDGLITHRLPASQAPQAYCTAFEDPSCLKMVLDWRTLH
- a CDS encoding methyltransferase domain-containing protein, yielding MDGPANEDRVALTGERSRSGSLGTWRERFLAFRNRRLADPRFQSWASRFPLTRGVANRRARQLFDLCAGFVYAQVLQACVQLEVLESLADAPRERRDLAERMDLSDEAAERLLSAAASLGLVARLAGDRYTLGELGAALLGSVGVREMIAHHPMLYEDLRDPVSLLRDGPRPTNLRRFWGYSGNDEPAMLDAHSVAPYGRLMAASLPLVAEEILSSYTFRTHTRLLDIGGGEGAFVALLAERLPQLQLELFDLPAVATRAGEALSHAGLLDRVVVHRGDFRSGPLPEGADVATLIRVLLDHDDETALAILRTVHHALAPGGTIVIAEQMSPDRGASPTEDAYFGFYLLAMGRGRPRTVARITELANAAGFSSVREVATRRPILARVVLGAKR
- a CDS encoding geranylgeranyl pyrophosphate synthase; the protein is MLDAGRVERRLAAAVERSRGPGAPARLGEAVAYAVFPGGARVRPKLTLCAAKACGDRDLRIAVICAAAVELLHCASLVHDDLPIFDDAAMRRGKPSVHAAFGEPLALLAGDALIVAAFEELSRVAEVDPSRLARLLTIFCAGAGMPGGIVAGQGWECEASVDIATYHRQKTGGLFAVACEAGALAAGADPAPWRRLGVRIGEAYQIADDHMDEFGDPALMGKPRGQDSACSRPNAVHRFGRDACQHRMLDLVFDGLSGIPDHDARSRMEQYVARALAVEGSERMSHAVA
- the crtI gene encoding phytoene desaturase; this translates as MGIGTVLDRCRIVVVVGAGMAGLSAAIDLARRGHRVALFERHREAGGKLREVLHSGMAIDSGPTVLTLRAHLDALFEDAGASIDDFLALRPLETLARHAWSETERLDLFFDKARTEEAIGQFAGALAAREYRAFALEARGIYEALESRFIASERPSVFGLVRRFGVKGLPSLMRIRPYATLWSALARNFSDVRLRQLFARYATYCGSSPFQAPATLMLIAHVEGEGVWTVVGGMKRIVEALVSLARSLGVDVQCNREVTQIRVSDGRVKGVEISDGEVIEADAVIANVDVGALACGLLGPEARRAVPPVERGMRSLSALTWSLSGQVEGFPLVRHNVFFSRDYAAEFAELRAGGRVAREPTVYVCAQDRGDDPDNGLPARERLFCLVNAPPDGDRLDYGNEEIEQCWKSARSRLESCGLSIKESEHPAVVTTPTDFARMFPGTGGALYGQATHGSMGAFRRPGSRSRISGLYLAGGSVHPGPGLPMALLSGRLAASSLTSDWASTGR
- a CDS encoding alpha/beta fold hydrolase; the encoded protein is MTRQHIAIAATGSQGRRKTVSGCDLEWERDGAGWPNHAASRIVDVAGQRLHVQVAGSGPVLLLLHGTAGSTHTWRDMLSPLAHHFTVVAPDLPGHAFSSYPGPVGVTLAGMAAAVVRLVHALGVEPDLIVGHSAGAAIAMRMCLDQGLAPTAIVSLNGALLPFQGIAGHLYPPLARALFTNPLAIRLVNAQARSLHRIERLVHRMGSRIDHGGLQTYARLFRSPRHVRAAIGMMAAWDLRSLERDLPRLEIRTFLVAATGDLAVPSDVAFDVADRLPYGEVILLRGLGHLAHEEDPAGAVRLIEEMWSRCGEQPPRSDP